From the genome of Methanobrevibacter smithii ATCC 35061, one region includes:
- a CDS encoding HIRAN domain-containing protein codes for MGICPNCGSWVDEGDICHGCGASGSYITSEDEDETYNPPVESRADRLGKQAWDLYLDENYDDAIYKINQALDFDDRHAENWNKKAIILEGLKMYATSENCYNKSLELSKRNMVYDNKARMLFRWAHKLLEESKDIPDGSNKLEEAKQKCIKAMKALPGENSEEDINQYLRLWDSINFYIGYERKFKRNIETLKKYDKSELFTITGINYYKNDVQFNPGLPLKLVKEPDNEFDKDAIAVYVEDKKIGYVANSDYTKYKLTSSASELQNKIPDTAKGSYLFYLERYVKIQFPIGRIIK; via the coding sequence ATGGGGATTTGTCCGAATTGTGGAAGTTGGGTTGATGAAGGAGACATATGTCATGGCTGTGGTGCCAGTGGTAGTTACATTACTTCAGAAGATGAAGATGAAACATATAATCCTCCTGTTGAAAGCAGGGCAGACAGATTAGGTAAACAAGCATGGGATTTATATCTTGATGAAAACTATGATGATGCAATTTACAAAATCAATCAGGCATTAGATTTTGATGATAGACATGCTGAAAACTGGAATAAGAAAGCTATTATTCTTGAAGGCTTGAAAATGTATGCAACATCAGAAAATTGCTACAATAAATCACTGGAATTATCCAAAAGAAATATGGTTTATGACAACAAGGCAAGAATGTTATTTAGATGGGCACATAAATTACTTGAAGAGTCAAAAGATATTCCCGACGGATCCAATAAACTTGAAGAAGCAAAACAAAAATGCATTAAAGCAATGAAAGCACTTCCCGGAGAAAATAGTGAAGAAGATATTAATCAATATCTACGATTATGGGACTCAATAAATTTCTATATTGGCTATGAAAGAAAATTCAAAAGAAACATTGAAACATTAAAAAAATATGATAAATCAGAACTATTTACAATAACTGGAATAAACTATTATAAAAATGATGTGCAATTTAATCCAGGTTTACCTTTGAAACTTGTCAAGGAACCTGATAATGAATTTGATAAGGATGCAATTGCAGTATATGTTGAAGATAAAAAAATAGGGTATGTTGCAAACAGTGATTATACTAAATATAAATTAACTTCATCTGCATCAGAACTGCAGAATAAAATTCCAGATACTGCTAAAGGAAGCTATTTATTTTATTTAGAAAGATATGTGAAAATACAGTTTCCTATTGGAAGAATAATTAAATGA
- a CDS encoding zinc ribbon domain-containing protein, with protein sequence MDFPAVDENWYCEDCDLNFEYCDKPDFLFCPNCGKVLKNDMYQYNLDGLIDSLNNLGKSICENCGEEFDKEYNFCPLCSEKLKKETIPFDIEKDNSVTVDWNGEKALVYDKCVYLSNPHFAVGRIIKCISSKNYTDEKLECDFKRIDETLPEKLTYDEAYSIYELNGWGNLVHIEEFISKLSQDILESDQFKPNEKINYIENERFNRILKLREDLYVKLMIIESGINY encoded by the coding sequence ATGGATTTTCCTGCCGTGGATGAAAACTGGTACTGTGAAGACTGTGATTTAAATTTTGAATATTGTGATAAACCTGATTTTCTTTTCTGTCCGAACTGTGGCAAAGTTTTAAAAAATGATATGTATCAATATAATTTAGATGGACTTATAGATTCTTTAAATAATCTGGGTAAAAGCATATGTGAAAATTGTGGTGAAGAATTTGACAAAGAATATAATTTCTGCCCATTATGTTCGGAAAAATTAAAAAAAGAAACCATACCATTTGATATTGAAAAAGACAACTCCGTTACTGTTGACTGGAATGGTGAAAAGGCATTGGTATATGACAAATGTGTTTATTTATCAAATCCTCATTTTGCAGTAGGCCGTATTATTAAATGCATATCATCTAAAAATTACACTGATGAGAAACTGGAATGTGACTTTAAAAGAATTGATGAAACTCTTCCCGAGAAACTTACTTATGATGAAGCATATTCCATATATGAATTAAATGGTTGGGGAAACCTTGTTCATATAGAAGAGTTCATATCCAAACTTAGTCAAGACATTTTAGAAAGTGACCAGTTTAAACCAAACGAAAAGATAAATTATATTGAAAATGAAAGATTCAATAGGATTTTAAAACTCCGAGAAGACCTGTATGTTAAATTAATGATTATAGAAAGTGGAATTAATTATTAA
- a CDS encoding ABC1 kinase family protein, translated as MKIISNTKNDSIKRVEEIYKVLKKNDFGYLIEENTFFKNFPFLKDTKRGKYKELPDESIPKRIKDVLEELGPTYIKLGQMLSTRPDLIGVEIAKELESLRDNTPTTPFNEIKEVIEKELGKPINEIYKEIDEKPLGSASIGQVHKGILLENNKEVAIKVQKPHVRETIESDLKIMKFLSDKIGKYINQTKVYNIPSILTEFERSIFKEIDYHEELINMKNLAHNFRAVHYIHIPAAYSEYCSEKIITMELIKGKEVSEVMVHDYPEYNKKLIAKRGVKSYFKQIMIDGFFHADPHPGNMMIMENNVLCYIDEGMMGILDDDFREELAELILLLLSRNVDNIINQLIYMDILTPAQNTPELKADVNDIMNKYYGADLKDMHGGVQQLLKVMIKHNIQLPREFVMIGRGMALIEDTGMKLDPEFNAMTELKKLSRKIMFQKYSPNRLAKVSSNYMLQIEHLAKDLPTTLNNMLSKLEEGNLSVKLKHESISEIMNQLSISLILSALIIGSSLAIISDKGPKLFDVSILGLIGFVFSAALGIYLVIQFMLKEK; from the coding sequence ATGAAAATAATTTCCAACACAAAAAATGATTCTATAAAAAGGGTAGAAGAAATATATAAAGTTCTTAAAAAAAATGATTTCGGTTACCTTATCGAAGAAAATACCTTCTTTAAGAATTTTCCTTTTTTAAAAGATACTAAAAGAGGCAAATATAAAGAATTACCTGATGAATCTATTCCAAAAAGAATAAAAGATGTGCTGGAAGAATTAGGACCAACATATATTAAATTAGGTCAGATGTTAAGTACCAGACCTGATTTAATTGGAGTGGAAATAGCAAAGGAACTGGAATCCTTAAGAGACAACACTCCCACCACACCATTTAATGAAATAAAAGAAGTTATTGAAAAAGAACTTGGAAAGCCAATAAATGAAATCTACAAAGAAATTGACGAAAAGCCTTTAGGTTCAGCTTCAATCGGGCAGGTCCATAAAGGAATACTTCTTGAAAACAACAAAGAAGTAGCCATTAAAGTTCAAAAACCTCATGTTCGTGAAACTATTGAATCAGATTTAAAGATTATGAAATTTTTATCTGATAAAATCGGAAAATACATAAACCAGACTAAAGTTTATAATATTCCATCTATTTTAACAGAATTTGAACGCTCAATATTCAAAGAAATTGATTACCATGAAGAACTAATCAATATGAAAAATTTGGCGCATAATTTCAGAGCCGTGCACTACATCCATATACCTGCTGCTTATTCGGAGTACTGCAGTGAAAAAATCATTACAATGGAATTAATAAAAGGAAAAGAAGTTTCTGAAGTAATGGTTCACGATTATCCGGAATATAATAAAAAATTAATTGCTAAAAGAGGAGTGAAATCTTATTTTAAACAAATAATGATTGACGGATTTTTCCATGCCGACCCCCATCCTGGAAATATGATGATAATGGAAAACAATGTCTTATGTTACATTGATGAAGGAATGATGGGTATTTTAGATGATGATTTCAGAGAAGAACTTGCAGAGTTAATATTATTGCTATTAAGCAGAAATGTAGACAATATTATCAACCAGCTAATTTACATGGACATATTAACACCTGCACAAAACACTCCTGAATTAAAAGCCGATGTAAATGACATAATGAACAAATATTACGGTGCAGACCTGAAAGACATGCACGGAGGAGTACAGCAACTTCTAAAGGTAATGATTAAACATAACATCCAATTACCAAGAGAATTTGTAATGATTGGGCGTGGAATGGCTTTAATTGAAGATACAGGAATGAAATTGGACCCTGAATTTAATGCCATGACTGAACTGAAAAAATTATCCAGAAAAATAATGTTTCAAAAATACAGCCCTAACAGATTAGCAAAAGTAAGCTCCAATTACATGCTGCAAATAGAACACTTAGCTAAAGATTTGCCAACAACACTTAACAATATGCTTTCAAAACTTGAAGAAGGTAATTTAAGCGTGAAACTTAAGCACGAATCAATCAGTGAAATCATGAACCAGCTGTCAATTTCACTTATTTTATCTGCACTAATTATCGGGTCATCACTGGCCATCATTTCAGATAAGGGACCTAAACTATTTGATGTTTCAATATTGGGACTGATAGGATTTGTATTCAGTGCAGCTTTAGGAATCTATTTAGTAATTCAATTTATGTTAAAAGAGAAATAA
- a CDS encoding DNA cytosine methyltransferase produces MKKAYKILQTHENQIINFKDYGANSSRTRSVTIGVRRDLIDKVHPLDLFPDKEEPKTLIEVIGNLSSLNEMGEIDPSDIYHHFKPYREDMRAWIHDISEGESAFDNEDINKRPHKIVDGEIVVHNNKHGDKYTRQCWDKVGPCVHTYMANLASQNTVHPVDDRAFSIHELLLLMNIPNNFKWSEISEEELNNLPLEEKQQFLKENEANIRECIGEAVPTIIMQKIAKNIKKVLITGKKSQKKGQTRLI; encoded by the coding sequence TTGAAAAAAGCCTATAAAATTTTACAGACTCATGAAAATCAAATAATAAATTTCAAGGATTATGGAGCGAACAGCAGTCGTACCCGTTCAGTTACAATTGGTGTTAGAAGAGATTTAATTGATAAAGTACATCCTTTAGATTTATTTCCAGATAAAGAAGAACCCAAAACTCTTATTGAAGTCATTGGTAATTTATCTAGTCTGAATGAAATGGGAGAAATTGATCCTTCTGACATATATCATCATTTTAAGCCCTATAGAGAAGATATGAGAGCATGGATTCATGATATTTCCGAAGGTGAATCTGCATTTGATAATGAAGACATTAATAAAAGACCCCATAAAATTGTTGATGGAGAAATTGTTGTTCATAATAACAAACATGGTGATAAATATACAAGACAATGTTGGGATAAAGTTGGTCCTTGTGTGCATACTTATATGGCTAATCTAGCGAGTCAAAATACAGTCCATCCAGTTGATGATAGAGCATTTTCAATACATGAATTATTATTATTAATGAATATTCCTAATAATTTTAAATGGTCTGAAATAAGTGAAGAAGAATTAAATAATTTACCATTAGAAGAAAAACAACAATTTTTAAAGGAAAATGAAGCAAATATAAGAGAATGTATTGGGGAAGCTGTTCCAACTATAATAATGCAAAAAATTGCAAAGAATATTAAAAAAGTATTGATAACTGGAAAAAAATCTCAAAAAAAAGGACAAACACGTTTAATCTAA